The following nucleotide sequence is from Megalops cyprinoides isolate fMegCyp1 chromosome 6, fMegCyp1.pri, whole genome shotgun sequence.
GAAACTGATATGACGCTTCCTGTcgtattgtgttttttttcagcccGCAGACATGCACCCAAGAGTCATTAAGATGTGGTTTAACAAAACCATACcatttattttagtgttttgGTTTTAGGAGAGAATTCATCAATGAAACCATTACTCGAACATCCATTTTTTAACTGTAGCTGACAAGGGTTGGTGATACGTTGTATGCCAGTGATCCTGAGCATCCGACCCTCGTGAAGATCGCTGATTGTTACACGCGATTTTGAGTTCGACTTCTGCATTCTTCTCTCACCACGTTGTGGTCAAACTTTCCTGCATCCTCTTTTAGGCAATTCCAGGAACTTTAAACATCTTGGGAACAGATGCTTCCGTGGAAAGTGGAAAATTCAACtctttgtaatttttaaatattctttttataGCCGTCACCTGTTttgacagctgtctgtctttAACCACTGCAGTAAATGCTACTAATGGATTGCTTACCCCTGCGTGTAACCTCATTTTATACCTGACGGCATCACAGATAGAGCCTCTATGAACTTCTGAACTGCACTTAGAACTGGCTTCTATTAACTAGcgttatatttttacataattttattcATCGGTGCAAAACACACTGACTGTCCGCTTGCATTTTGTTATGCATGAGGTTGTGTTTGATGAGTGGGTGATACCAAAGTAGATGGAAGTAAATAAGGGGCATTACTTAATTCTTATGGGGTACTGGAAGTGCACTGGGACACAGCCCACAGCCATATGGCAATGATGGTTCATATCTTTTCAAGGTTCCTACAGAAGTAACCACAATGACCACAGTCTTTGATAATATTCACTTCTCTGGCCTCTTTTGAGCAAGCAGAATTCAGACACAACTTCAAATGGAGGTACAACATGGACGAGAATGATTCAGAAGCcctttttgtgcatttgtgtttttcaggggGTAGATTTAAAATATGAACCAGTATCTCTTAAAATCGGTGGTGCAAAGTTGCATACGCTGATTAAATTAATCTCACCCTGGAGCACCGCAGCTCCCTTCCTGGATTTTGGCAGCCAGTAGGTTTGCTGTCATTGCAGCCATGTGACATctttctccctgctctctcGGTAATTTATACAGTGGTTCTGTGCTGATCCTTAGTGCACATCGGTCTATAAGAAATATTCAATGAAGACTCACTAGCTGGCTTGACAACTAGTTCCCATTTCCATTATGGAAAACGATCAAGTGAAATGACACGTTATTCAccactttaaaacacaatggcATGAAAACATAAGGtattgcaataaaatgaataccTTTTGCAGATGCTAGATGGTTATTGGTTATTGCATTTTGACATTAAATTAGCTGACTTGTCACAGATTCCCTCCCTTCCTATGCCACATCACAttgtgaaaattaaacaaaaaaaaatgttaaaatacttTCAGGACATGGCATAGCATAAACCACAGCAAGAGAACCAACACATCAGCTGGAAAGTTGCCAAACCACAGGACATTTACTACTAGCAAGCTAATGGGCCACAGTGTATTACCACCGCTTTTGGGGATCGGGAGTTTTGGCTGTGAGATGCTAACAATGCATACTGACGCTAGCTGAAGTGACCATGTGGGCAAGAATGAGAGCGCACAGGTTATTGTCGGAATAATCACGATTGATACAGCAAGCTGGGTCTtctctcccctgtcccctccctttGCTTCCCGGATGAGGTTGAAATATTGcagtcaaatcaaatcaaatccagTCAAAATCAGTCCACCAAATCAGCCCACACCTCCAGTGAGCAAAGTGGTCCCAGACACTTTCCAACTGTTATGGGGTGTCTGAGCAGGGCACAGTGCTGTCAAAGACCTGGCACAGAGGTAGCTAGTCAACCGTTCAAATCTAGGGAATGTTGGCATCACATGGTGGACTGAGTCATCATGCTGATCTCTTCTTTCAAAGGGCAGAAGTGAAATAGTGTGGCTCAACAAAATTTCCTTTTGTTCTGGTCACCAGCGGTGTTGTGCATggaagttagctagctgtttaaGTAAGGGAATAACAAGACTACACATATTGCTATTGTAGCAATATAAAAATCGCTAACAACATACATTAATAGTGCATTCTATTAGCTGTGTACTATACATACACTGATGCAATCTCTGTAgtttatgaatgtaaaatagCATTGAATTGTGCCCCAACTGAAGCCAGCTAGCAGAATGAAAATATAGGCATTAACACCCCTTTTGCTGGCAATATTGAAAGTGGACTGAGGTAGCTTACACGCTCGTTTAAATttcagccagctagctagttaatatGTTGTAAAGACAATTACTCTACTTTTTAATAGAATATAAAAAGTGTTTCCTACATAAGGGTGAAAAGTACAGACCATTATAGTAATATGCCTCGAATTGTTGAGTGTTACTTGGCTTAATTTTGATTAGAAAATGTGTTTaccattaaataaaatatttatactgaagaaaaaaaacactttatataCATGAGTAACTTGCCAGTTTGCCATTTTTGTAATGCTATTAATAGATTAATAATGTGAAGAGATTATAAATGTGAAGtatgtgctttatttcatttttaaagtgtttttaattCTTTGATCAGATTGCAAACATTCTCCCTCCAGCCATCTGGAAAACTGCCTTGAGCCAATGTCATACAGTGTTTACAATTTACTGGCTGAAACCCTGAGTAATCCATCAGAGAACACACATGGTTGTGGCAAAGTAAAACATGTCGAACAAGAAAAATGATCAGAAAGcgatgtgtgtgtatatgcgaGGGTGATTCAGTCTACCACAAAAGATGTTTGCCATAGCAATGcctaaaaaaaacagacacaaagatTAGGCTGTATTACTTCAACGTTTTGATGAATGTGATAATTAAACAAAAGATGTGAGGCAAAAAGAAGGTGCTTAGTGTTAGGTCTTAAGGAGGCATGACACCAATGAaacctgtatgtgtgcattgttATACAATCAACTTTCTGACCAGGTTTACAGATGCAGGTCCTCTCGGCACCTTGTTTtgtattaataacaacaataacaacaacaatattatcattattatttattgttaaaattgtcaccatcatcattattattattgcgtCAGTCTATATGAATTTCTATACAATCAAAGCGTGAGGGTTCTGTGtgatgtggttatagtggtACTGGTACTTTTTTTTCGTCTTGGAGTCTGACATAGGGATCGCACCTGGCTGTGGGCTCAGGTTGTTGCCCCCCATGCTGACATAACTACAGTAAAGAAAGGGTGGAGATGTGGTAGAGGAGAGATGCTGTGAATAGTTGATGCAGAAAGGAAGTAGCAAGTGTgatttttatagttgtggaCAGGACCGGTTTAGCTAGGTTTACTAAATTGCTTAGGGATTATCTGAAAATCCTCCTCtcaaatctttgtttggaacttcagttaCTCTCACATGGTATTAACTGATTGTTGGGCCCCTCTGATCCCTACCAGTAGAGCTCAGTTGGTTCCAAAagtaaaatgtcaataaaatgttCCAGATACatgataaatgaaatgttacaaaCACTTCACGTTCCACACAGCAGAATTATTTTACGCAGGAAATACTGGCTGGGCCATTTGAGGAAAGGAGGGACCACGAGGTGTGCACTGTCAGTATGGCCGCCCTAATAAGTGCCTGGCTGTTCTGATAGGGAGGCACTCCATTCCACCAGCTAACGGTTCCGTAACCTCTGATAGCGTCGCTGCTGAAGAACCAACCAGACGGTTTGGGGGTGAGCAGGTGACGTGAGGCGTGTCAGGCCAGGTGGAACAGAGGTGAGGGGAGCTACAGACGGAACATGACGTGACGCTCAGGCCCATGAACGCTCCGTGGTCAAGCTCAGGATGGAAACACCACCTGGAGGGCCACTGGTTCCGCTGCCTGACGCTGGAAGCAGATTTAGCAGCGAACAGCGCGCGCTGTGTGTCGGAGTGAGAggcggttcgattccccgctggggatTAGCTACCCaaccctttggcaaggtacttaactcacaactgcctcagtaaatatccagctgtataaatggataaaattttaacCGATGGACGTTGCTATAGACAATAGTGTGATAGAACAGGCCAATAACAACCAAAGAAGGGCAGTCAAAAAGTCAGGCcaagtcaaaaaaaaataatacaaatgtatcTCAAAGCACAAGCAGACAGAAAGGATGACACTAGATATGTTGTCCAAAATATACTAACAGGGAAGGTGAGCAGGTTTTCATAAACTGAGTAAAGAGGGCATTTCTCACCTCATGTTTTGAGACATCTTTCATGTTTTGAGAGTTGTATCAGATATGGTTTTTTTCACCACATTTGGTGCTAAAAATAACCTTATACAACCTGTTTTGATCAAAACTGGAGACAACATCTAAACCAAAGCGGAAGGATTGAACATAATCTTACCATACCCTCGAGCAGAAACTTCTGCGCTGGCAGAAGCCTCATTATCTAGACAACATTGaataaaacaagtgaaaacCAGAATTTCAGAACttcaaaacatttaatatttcaatatttacattttatcatgtgTCTGAAGCatctttcaaaataatataactgatttttttgtatatcATATTTATAGGTCAAAACATCTATCAACTGATAGGCTGAGGTTGGTTAGTGTCTAAAATAGGATAAACTAAggattcagtgtttttttcctgttttatctGTAGTAGGTTAACTCCAAattctaattttaatttaatacaaaACTTCAATGTATAAGAATCCTGACATGACTTGTCGAAAAAAATCTCACCACTCAAGGAATGTAATTGATGGTTTACAGTTGACGGCAGGTTTCTGTATACTGATACCGGGTTTCTGTATACCAATTGCATATATATTACTGACATCAGGAGCTGAACAGCTGACAGAGTGgctgtttctgtatttctatGATGAACCTTTGGGCATGTGAGTGGTCAAGTTTTACCACTGCCAAGTTTGGCGAAATGCAACCACTGGATGAATCATattataccaaaaaaaaacctgtattGTTGCTTATCATAACCACTTGCATGCTTTGATCTTGGACTATCATGGCCTTGATCATGTATAGGCctacattatatatacacagagaTCAGCTGTTACATGTGTGATACACATTGATGGCTAGAGCTACAGCTTAATGGCCATTATACCatctacaaaataaatatgtcagtTTCAGTCACACCCTGTCCTCCTCAAGCCACTTATTTACTGCCTCTCCTTTTCACCACGGTGTCACTGGAGCTCATCAGTTATTGCTATTAACAgttatgtaaattatgtaaacATCAGTCTTCCCAGCTGCACCAGCTTGAATTGCTCATGCTTACAAATTATTGTGTTGAATCTACCATGCTTTGAGGTGACTGGGTAGCTAGTTTAGCAGGCTTCTGAAGTTCATCTTGGCTTGCTGGATGCATCGGATTatttttgattgaaaaaaacCACGGAATGAACGgagctagctaatgccatggGTATCTGTATAACAACACATTACATGAGGCGAAGGCATCAGCTACGCTGGTTACAGTTGGAAAAAGATGAAATAAGATGAGGGTGTGAGAAAGGTTGTAGTCTAGGCATACgtgttgtggttgtgtgagACCGGTTTCAAAATCTGTACATTGAAATGAGGCTAGATAGAACAGATATGAGTGTTTGAGTCAGAccttagggtttttttttttcccctgtaagGAAACCTCAAAAAAGGGGCCAACTACTGCTGCTGTATAAGTGCGCAGTACACATGACAGATGGCATTGCTGTCATCCCAACAGCATCACTGAAGTGAGAACTGCTTCAAACAGCGTGCCGTGCAAAAGAGAAGGACATTGGCATGTGACACAATGAATGTCTTTACATACAGTTATTACAGACTGGCTGATTACCCCATCCcatgaaaggcattatattgACTAGCGAAGTTACTAGTTGAGCTTCCCATTACCTGAGATACACAAGCTCCGCTTGGGCTAAATAGCCCGACTGGACCTACATACACTGTTTTACTTTGGTAGTGAATAAGATGATTGATACAAAGTTCCCATATGTGGCGTGACGCTTCTATAACCTGAAAGCACCATTTCCGAATGCAGTCAGTTCCTCTTCAGGCTTCCTCTTCAGCTGTGATCTAGCACACCATCATTCAAAATAGACACAAACCTGGTGACTAACAGTAACTGGTGGATGGCAAGTCATGAAGGGCTGTAGCAGGTTGGTTTGTCCTCCTCAGCCCAGTGCTGTACGacgttattttattttcttagtGGAAATCTCTTGAGAAGTCTGCAGAGTATACCTTTGTATCACTGAATATTTACTCTGGAATTCAGGAACTCAGGTACCTGTCTGAGGTGTAAAACTGCACTTTCCTACCCAGGCTTTGAACCTGCTTGATCTAGCCTGATCTAGATCCTGCCTGAACCGAccacagccctgccccgctGAAATTCTTACCCAGGAGCCATGAGTTGAAAAAGGCCATCTGCTTTTCTGAGAAATCTATGCACCGATTTTCAGAGCGAGGCTTGATCTGGCCGGTCCTGTGCGAGGAAGTGGCCCGTTTCGGGAGGGGCCGGGCACCCGAAGAGAGACGCTCGGGGCAGCCCCCTGGAGGGCAGCGGCGGTTAGGAGCGGGGACAGTTGCGGTGGCAGACGCAGGACTCGATGGCCATGACCGGGTGGTGCAGGAGGCGGCCCCGCGGGCAGCGGAAGGCCACCCTGACGGTGCGGGTGCGGTGGGGGCTGCAGCAGTGGCCGTCAGAGCAGAAGCCGCAGTACCGGGGCCTGTAGGCGCGTACGCTGCGACAGCCTTGGTGCTCCATCCTCACCGGCGCGGCCGCCCTGAAGCTCGGCTCGCACCGGCCCGCTCCCTGGAACACACGGCagcagatctcagatcagctccctgcgttacgttacgttacatcacatgcgtttagcagatgctcttacccagagtgatttcaagcacaagagaacagaactgTATCCATTCACGTcgaatgagcaacaatgtcagaccaggaCAATAagactcccagaccagcgagtgtgagcacaccaccattcaagctctaccacaagttaactaaCCCACAGTTAACTAACCTTCAGGTACTAACCTGAAACTAGTCAAGAACATGCACTACCGTACATCTCTCAGTTACTAGATCACAGTAGTCATAACATGCCGTGATACAAGTAAATAAGcggcaagtaatacaagtaggAGGTGTTCGGAagtggggactgaggtggaacagagatgcagtctgaagatgtgggtcttcagtctgctttggaagatggccagtgattctgctgccCTGACCCCCCGTTCCACCATTAGTGTACAGAAAGTACCCTGAGAGGAGCAAACCCCTTGGGAGCATCCCTTGAAGTACACAACGAAGGAAGCTCTTCTTCAGATGGATTATACTTTCAGCTGGAGCTGCCAAGACTGAGAAACGGAATAAAAATTTTAGAATGTGGTTGCAGTCCTTTAGCGGCAAGGAAAGGgctgtgaaaaatgacagaacTGTGAATGTCACATCTGCAAACCACCACATGAGGGCATCTTTTTGCCACTGTGACCACACGCTAAGCCTTAGCCACATACATACAAAGCAAAGCACAAAACGGCACATTCAAAGGAAGATGCAGCTCTGACATAATAGTAGCACTTTTGTTTGCCTGAATGATGTTCATAAACACCTAAATTTTACCCCCAAGAGCCCATTATCATTTACGTCCCACCCAAAGCACCAAACTTCACTGAAACTGCGAGCCTCACTACATATGGAAATGCTGTATCAATCATCTTATTCACCACCCTTTGCTGAAATGAggtgacagtgtagcacagtggtgaggagattgtaaccaaaaggttgtcggttcgatttcccactggggcactgctgctgtactctttagcaaggtactcaacccacagttgcctcagtaaatatccagctgtataaatgggtaaaactgtgacctatgtcagtcactctggctaagagcatctgctgaatgactgatGTACTGAAACTTGCCCAGGCATTGTttacacgcacagacagacagacaggcggtGGCCACTCACCAGGGGGGCGCTGTGGGGACGGGCGTGGCACGGGCGAACCTGGCACAGGCGGGTCTGCGTTTCCAGGCGACAGCCCCGGTTCCTGTTTGACACGCGGCTGGACACCCCAGGGCCACAGGTGCGGGAACAGGCACTCCACTCGGTGCTCTGCTCCATACAGTTAGAACCCGGGTTCTGGCTGTGGCCTGCCAGGTCAGGCCTGcggactgagaaacacacacacacacacacacacacacacacacacacacacacacacacacacacacacacacacacacacaccagcaagCAGATATTTACAACACCAAAAATTTATAAAACTTGAGTTTGCCTGCTAAAGAGAAAGCCTGAGTTTTCTATTGGAGCCTCACGTTCACCTTCTGTGGGAGTGACATAGCGAGGAGGACTCATGGGAAAGAATGCTGATTCAGTTCCAGTTCCAGATTCAGTTCCCTCCAAAATGTGCATTTAGTTAAAACAGTGTAAATAACAGGCGAAATGTCACCTGTCCTATGAAATAGGGGGAAATTGCGCAAAGTAACATCTTAGTTTTCTGCGTTACCATTGCTGTTGTGTTACTTGGACGTTTACGAGTCAATGCAACCTCTCAATGGATTTTCTATTCCAACGTGAAACGGCACAGCGATGGATCCAAGCTGAGCAGCGAACACATTAATTAAGAGCACGACTAACGGGACGGCACCCCCAGCATCGTGTCTGTGCAGCACTTGCGTTATTTATGCGGCTCATCCTGAATGCGTCAGCTCTTTGTTATGGGGAATTTTTCAATGCCTGTGCGGGTGGTGTTGAGACGGGTCTGGCTGCAGCGCTTATCAGCGCGGAGCGCCTGTGACCGCAGCGCCGCACATACGCACGTAAACAGCGGAAACAACGCTTCTGAAACTGCCGTAACGTAGCTTCAGGTGAGAAAGATCCCACGCCAAGACCAGCTCTGAAGCCACGCTTTGTTCACGTGTGCATTGCAACAAACTTTAACATGATGACATTGACAAAAACTCCAGCCGTGATATTCTCTCTCGTTGACGGGCTGGGGGTTTAGGTTAAGTTTCTAATAGTTTTAAAGGACGGAATACTTAAAAGTACGATTCTAATATATATTTCCTTCACCACACAGTTGCCGTGGATAAGCTGGTTAAACTTTGGAACAGTGATAATATCCAACAAATACTTGAAACAGGATTAATCTGTCTGATTAGCATATTTCTTCTTAAAACGCTAATATCCCCTAAACGGTATATCATAACACTCTCACATTCTTTGGCATAACTACAACTCTCAGCAGCTGAATAAACATCTTTGCTTTGAATGCAGGaacatttctgaacaaaatATTCTGTCAGTATTGACATAACTTACTGCAtcacattaatgaaaatacCACAGCTTTCTTGCTGTTAAGACCTCCCATTCTGGGTTTTATTCGTAGCTAATCGTTGTTTGGCAAGTACAAGTGTATTCTGATAAATAATGGAAGCTTGGTGGGACATTCAATCTTACCACTATTGTGCTTTGTTCTTAACTGTCAGTCATGCATTTTGTaagcattgcatttttctgACACTGACATATTTTATCTGTCATTGACATTTACAAGAACACTGTTCAACAATagcagaaacaaataaataccaACAGAACCTTCTTTATCAAAGGTTTCTCTTAATCTAAGAGATATGGGCTTTTGCATTGTATATTCAGAAGACCTTCCATTGAAAGCAAGGTAAAAACTACAGGAggcaatatattttcataatctAGCATCGCATAATTCAATGTGTGGCCATGACCTGCGAACTaaatggaagttttttttctcagaacatTCTGTATTAAGTGTTTGTGACATGAACTTTCAGTTTTTAGGTCACAATATAGAGTACTGGTGATGGCTGTGATATTTATAAGAATGACCTTCATTCTAGAAGTAACAGCATAGCCTGCGTCTACTGGCCTAACACGCACATAGGGTTTGCTGAAATCGTgcaatcacattacatttttgtcatccAGCAggcactctcatccagagcgacttacataggttacagtttttacattttatccatttatacattggatatttgctgaggaaattgttaagcaccttacccaagggtacagcagcggtgccccagtggggaaaaTCGAACCAACAACAACTATTTAATGAGGCAACGGCAGCAGCGGGGAATCGATCCAGCAGCCTTTCGTTTACGAGCCCCGCCCCCTAACCACTATGCCTCGCTGCCATTACAGGAATCTGAAGCTGTGATTGTCAGCAGCCTGCCAGGCGAGAGGCGGTACCTGTCAGGGCGTCCTGGAGGACAGCGTTCTccatgctctcacacacccactctttGCAGCACTTCCCCGGGAGCTGCACCcgccgggggcgggggcagtCCGGGCCCGGCAGCCGCAGGTCCTCCCCGCACAGGCTCACGCAGGTCACGCCCCCTCCCGCGCAGCGGCACCGCAGGCTGCACGACGGCTGGAACACCTGGCCCTCCAGGTACGCCACGCCGTCCAGCTCACAGCCCTGATCCTCCTCACCTGGGGCAGGATTCGGGCGAGAGCGCGTCACCGAACAGCGTACCCTCAGCGGCTCGGCTGCTGCACCAAGTCTGTGAGCAAGTGCACCACTGCGCAACAAACCATCGGGCTCATGCTACTGTGCCTGTGGGGTGTGGTGAAGAGGGGGTGCGGATGACTCTAAATCAGGGCTGCCCATGCCTTTGCCTGATGCAGAATATGAAAACCCACAGATGCATTCTCCTACAGTCTCAAACAGCAAGGAGCAAAAGCACCAAGTCTCTAAAATATGTCATCAGCACAAAATGGACCTTGGGCGAAATGTGTCAGCACTTGCTGTGGATGTAGGATAGGCATTCACTTTGGATTTCAGTCAAAGGCCTGTTGCAGCCTGTTGAACGCACTAGTTGGCATTTCCTACGAAGAGCAAGCACCGTTCCCTGATTACAGTAGCGCCGCtgccctgtgtgtttcagaggctGCGGGATGGGCATTTTTTTACCCACCAGGCCCTGCTGTGCGCCCCTCATGGAGACAGCAGTACTCACGGACACACTCTCCTGGCCCGCCGGGGAAGCTGGCGCTGAAGTCGCACTGCAGTCCCTGCTGACGGTCGCACTCGAACCTGCGGTCACAGGCCTCGCCCACCCCCCGGGCACACACCCGGCAGCAGCCACACCCATCCAGCACCAGGGACACCCCAGCGGGGCAGCGGGGCGCAGGGTGGGGGCACTGACACGGACCCCCACATCGCTGGCAGGCACCCTGATACAAGGAGAGTTTTACACTGTAAATGCTCTCCTTAGCTCCTGCACCCAAGAACTAAAGAGTGATGCACTTAAGGCATAAAGGAAACCCTTATCATTCATGTGGGGTTTCTTCGGTTTCCCTTTAGTGTGGAGATGTAATATTTCaatgaaatgtactgtacttaACTTATGCTCAAGGCTAATGCACCATAGAAATGATGTGCATAAAGGGGGGAGGAACAGAAAGCAAAGTCTTATAAGAAAACTCCAGTGTGTGGAATCTTGTTGGTTATTGACACCGGGGTCCATGTGTGAAGTTATGAGAAATGCTTTGAAT
It contains:
- the LOC118779632 gene encoding CCN family member 2-like → MNPWDSDTNHSGAYRGACQRCGGPCQCPHPAPRCPAGVSLVLDGCGCCRVCARGVGEACDRRFECDRQQGLQCDFSASFPGGPGECVREEDQGCELDGVAYLEGQVFQPSCSLRCRCAGGGVTCVSLCGEDLRLPGPDCPRPRRVQLPGKCCKEWVCESMENAVLQDALTVRRPDLAGHSQNPGSNCMEQSTEWSACSRTCGPGVSSRVSNRNRGCRLETQTRLCQVRPCHARPHSAPLGAGRCEPSFRAAAPVRMEHQGCRSVRAYRPRYCGFCSDGHCCSPHRTRTVRVAFRCPRGRLLHHPVMAIESCVCHRNCPRS